One Huiozyma naganishii CBS 8797 chromosome 5, complete genome DNA segment encodes these proteins:
- the FLX1 gene encoding flavin adenine dinucleotide transporter FLX1 (similar to Saccharomyces cerevisiae FLX1 (YIL134W); ancestral locus Anc_2.227), whose translation MVELSPTGKEVVAGLSAGAVTSLAVHPLDLVKLRVQLRATKGARAGEYWAVLRGILGGEGALKFRQLYRGLPINLLGNSVAWALYFGIYGSLRDVVAPMVKSPSWAYLMAGGISGVATSVLTNPIWVVKTRIMAVDRVPGAPASDRSMGPAFLRLLREEGVPGLYRGMLPAVLGVGHGAVYFLFYDTLRERILRDRESKKLRNSETVLMTAVSKMVAVTAVYPLQLFKANQQSRAAVEGDYSLRSLVRKVVGNRGVRGLYTGLLANLVKAVPSTCITFCVYENLKYSL comes from the coding sequence ATGGTAGAGTTGTCCCCCACGGGGAAGGAGGTCGTTGCTGGGCTCAGTGCCGGTGCAGTGACGTCTCTCGCGGTGCACCCGTTGGATCTCGTCAAGTTGAGGGTACAGTTGAGGGCAACGAAGGGTGCCCGTGCTGGGGAGTACTGGGCTGTTCTGAGGGGGATCCTCGGTGGTGAGGGGGCTCTCAAGTTCAGACAGTTGTACAGGGGGCTCCCGATCAACTTGTTGGGGAACTCTGTAGCGTGGGCGCTGTATTTCGGGATATACGGGTCTCTGAGGGACGTGGTTGCTCCTATGGTGAAGTCACCCTCGTGGGCGTACCTCATGGCAGGTGGGATCAGTGGTGTGGCGACCTCCGTGCTGACTAACCCAATATGGGTCGTCAAAACACGGATCATGGCCGTCGATCGCGTCCCGGGTGCTCCAGCGAGCGATAGGTCGATGGGCCCCGCGTTCCTGAGATTATTGCGGGAGGAAGGCGTGCCTGGGTTGTACCGTGGGATGCTCCCAGCAGTGCTAGGTGTGGGGCACGGAGCAGTGTACTTCCTTTTCTACGATACACTCAGGGAACGTATCCTAAGGGACCGTGAAAGTAAGAAGCTTCGGAACTCGGAGACCGTGCTCATGACAGCGGTCAGCAAGATGGTAGCGGTCACGGCAGTGTACCCGCTGCAATTGTTCAAGGCAAACCAACAGTCCCGTGCAGCAGTGGAGGGGGATTACTCATTGCGCTCCCTCGTCAGGAAAGTCGTGGGCAACAGGGGGGTCCGCGGGTTGTACACTGGTCTACTGGCAAACTTGGTCAAGGCAGTGCCATCCACTTGCATCACTTTCTGTGTCTACGAGAACCTCAAGTACTCTCTGTAA